The proteins below come from a single Acinonyx jubatus isolate Ajub_Pintada_27869175 chromosome A1, VMU_Ajub_asm_v1.0, whole genome shotgun sequence genomic window:
- the RGS14 gene encoding regulator of G-protein signaling 14, with the protein MPGKPKHLGVPNGRMVLAVSDGELSSTAGPQGQGDGRGSSLSIHSLPSGPSSPFSTEEQPVASWGLSFERLLQDPLGLAYFTEFLKKEFSAENVTFWKACERFQQIPASDTQQLAQEARHIYREFLSSQALSPVNIDRQAWLGEEVLAEPRPDMFREQQLQIFNLMKFDSYARFVKSPLYRECLLAEAEGRPLREPGSSSPGSPDSTRKKPKLKPGKSLPLGVEELGHQPSAEGSGGRPLRKSFRKELAGGAPNSALRRESQGSLNSSASLDLGFLAFVSSKSESHRKSLGSTEGESESRPGKYCCVYLPDGTASLALARPGLTIRAMLAGICEKRGLSLPDIKVYLVGNEQKALVLDQDCTVLADQEVRLENRITFELELAALDRVVRISAKPTKRLQEALQPILTKHGLSPQQVALCLPGEKQPLDLGKLVSSVAAQRLVLDTLPGVKTPEAGDTAPCRSQGGQPRTQNKAAHPSSLSLNSMAQATSSITGKRQTCDIEGLVELLNRVQSSGANDQRGLLRKEDLVLPEFLQLPVQGPNSQEAPPQTESEVQPKGDPLDSTAHSAL; encoded by the exons GTTCTGGCTGTCTCAGATGGAG AGCTGAGCAGCACAGCAGGGCCCCAGGGCCAGGGTGATGGCCGAGGAAGCTCTCTCAGTATCCACAGCCTCCCCAGTGGCCCCAGCAGCCCCTTCTCCACCGAGGAGCAGCCTGTGGCCAGCTGGGGCCTGTCCTTTGAGCGGCTGCTGCAGGACCCTCTGGGGCTGGCATATTTCACT GAGTTCCTGAAGAAGGAGTTCAGTGCTGAGAATGTAACTTTCTGGAAGGCCTGTGAGCGCTTCCAGCAGATCCCTGCCAGCGACACCCAGCAG CTCGCTCAGGAGGCCCGCCACATCTACCGGGAGTTCCTGTCCAGCCAGGCACTGAGCCCAGTGAACATAGACCGGCAGGCTTGGCTAGGCGAGGAGGTGCTGGCAGAGCCTCGACCGGACATGTTCCGGGAACAGCAGCTCCAG ATCTTCAACTTGATGAAGTTCGACAGCTATGCGCGGTTCGTCAAGTCCCCGCTGTACCGCGAATGTCTCCTGGCGGAGGCCGAGGGACGCCCCCTGCGGGAACCTGGCTCCTCCAGCCCCGGCAGCCCCGACTCCACCAGGAAG AAACCGAAGCTGAAGCCCGGGAAGTCGCTGCCGCTGGGCGTGGAGGAGTTGGGGCACCAGCCTTCTGCTGAGGGCTCTGGCGGCCGCCCGCTCCGCAAGTCCTTCCGCAAGG AACTGGCAGGCGGGGCCCCAAACTCAGCCTTGCGCAGAGAGTCCCAGGGCTCCCTCAACTCGTCTGCCAGTCTGGACCTCGGCTTCCTTGCCTTTGTCAGCAGCAAATCTGAG AGCCACAGGAAAAGCCTTGGGAGCACAGAAGGTGAGAGCGAAAGCAGGCCAGGGAAGTACTGCTGCGTGTACCTGCCCGATGGCACAGCCTCCTTGGCCCTGGCCCGACCTGGCCTCACCATCCGTGCCATGCTGGCAGGCATCTGTGAGAAACGAGGTCTCTCTCTACCTGACATCAAAGTCTACCTGGTGGGCAATGAGCAG AAGGCTCTGGTCCTGGATCAGGACTGCACCGTGTTGGCGGACCAGGAAGTGCGGCTGGAGAACAGGATCACCTTCGA GCTCGAGTTGGCGGCGCTGGATCGCGTGGTGCGGATCTCCGCCAAGCCCACCAAGCGACTGCAGGAGGCGCTGCAGCCCATTCTGACGAAGCACGGCCTGAGCCCACAGCAGGTGGCACTGTGCCTG CCAGGCGAGAAGCAGCCGCTGGATCTGGGGAAGCTAGTGAGCTCGGTGGCAGCCCAGAGACTGGTTTTGGACACTCTCCCAG GGGTGAAGACTCCTGAAGCTGGAGACACAGCCCCGTGCCGCAGCCAG GGCGGTCAGCCTAGAACTCAGAACAAGGCCGCCCATCCCTCTTCACTGTCCCTCAACTCGATGGCCCAGGCAACCAGTAGTATCACTGGGAAGCGGCAGACCTGTGACATTGAAG GCCTAGTGGAGCTGCTGAATCGGGTGCAGAGCAGCGGGGCCAATGACCAGAGGGGCCTTCTGCGCAAAGAGGACCTGGTGCTTCCAGAATTTCTGCAGCTGCCTGTCCAAGGGCCCAACTCCCAGGAGGCCCCACCACAGACTGAATCAGAGGTCCAACCCAAGGGGGACCCCTTGGACTCCACTGCCCACTCAGCCCTCTGA